The DNA region GCGGGACCAGCATGTTTCCCTATGGTGAGTGCGAACTGCGCGGGACGGAGGGCACGGTCTACGCTGGGTCTCGCGGATACCAAATCCGGCAGGAATCGGGCGGCCAGTTCCAGGACTCCGCGCCGCGCGGCGAGAAACTGGAAGTGAAGGTGGACGAAGGCGACGTCACTGTCCAGCACATGCGCAATTTTTTGGACTGCGTTAAATCGCGCAGCAAACCGAATGCGGATATCGAGGACGGTCACCGATCGACGACGATCGCGCATTTGGGCAACATCGCGTTGTGGACCCGGTCGCGCATCGAGTGGGACCCCGTTGCGGAACGCATCACGAACAACGAGGCGGCGAACGCGTACCTTACATACGAGTACCGCAAGCCCTGGACGCTCGATTGAACGGAACTGGACCTACGTGCGGCGGCGTGCGGCAGAATTGCGAATGACGTCCCGCAGCACAATTTGTTCTTCGGTGGTCAGAAGGACGGCGGAATACACGACGAAGTCATGCCACGAAAACAGGAGCGTTTGCGCGTCGGCGATCGCCTGGACGGTCGCTGTCCGCTGCGCGGTAGGTTCCAGTTGTTGCATTTCGCCCAACAGCTCCGGCGCCTGCACGCGCACGGCGTCCTGATTGCCGCGAAGGACTTCAACTTCCCCTTGCAGCAGCACGCAGCCCGTGTTCTCGTCCTCGTCGCCCTGAACGAAGATTGCGTCACCGACCGCGAACTGGGCCGGCTGGCCAATCCAGAGCAGACACATGGCGATGCGCGCTCGCAACGGTTCGGGCAATTCGGTGATAAAGGGCAAAAGCAACAGCCGCTTGCGGTAGTCGGAAAGGGTCATAGCAACTCCTTTTCGTGCCGCTCCTATAGGACAACACTCTACCCGAAATCGGGTACGTATTCCAGAGGGTATGCTCTGCTACGTTGACCGGCACAGCCGGCCCCGGTACCTTGGCTCACATGAGTACCACTCCATTGCCCTCCGGACTTCGAGATATCGTGAGCGCAAAGCTTGCGCAAGCGATTCGCGAGGTCATGCTGCCGTCCGTTCACCATGCGGCCGCTATCAATACAATCGGGTGCCATCTGTTGTGCCACCTCACGGGACAAAATTATGAAGTCGTTGCCGGGTCGCTCATCGTGCGCCAGGGCGGTAATCCGATCGAATTGCGCGCGGACGTGTCAAAGGTCGAAGAAGACGAGTACTACCTGTGGATCGAGTTGCGTCACGCCGATGGCCGTGTCGAGTTGGTCGATTTCGCCGCGCCATACTGGAAAAATTGGGCCCTGGAGAACGGGGCGATTTGGCTCGGCCCGAATCCGGGGGTAGTTTGGGCCTTTGTCGACGAACTTGACGAGCACGTTGCGCGCTACACCCCTGACACCGAAATCACCAACATAGTTCGGGTCGCTCTCCACAATGCGTTTCGTTCGCCCAACCCGCCGGAACAAGTCGGGCAATGGGAGTCGGCGATTAATCGTACAATCGACTTGCTTGCGCTGGAGCCGCTTGCGCTGGAGCATCTGATCAAGGCGGGGGTCGCGGAACCTGCCGGTCCCTCGCGGAATTAGCGCGCGGCCACCCGCACGTCTTTCAGCACCAACTGTACGGTTGTGTCTCCGCGCCAGGTGTTCAGTTGAGGCGCAAACGCAATGTCGATCGCGTCCGCGCGGGTCAGCGCCGGAAGACGATCGGCCATGCGGAATCCAATTGCGTCAATGAGCTTCGGTCCATCCTTCACAACGACCTTGAGATGTCCACCGCGCAACTCGCGCCACGAATCGGCCGCGGCGCGCACACCATACGCGCAGAAGACCGGCGCGGGGTTGCCCTGACCGAACGGTTGCAGTTTGTCCAGCGTGCGCACGAGGCGCATGTCCATTTCCGTTAGCGATACCTGCGCGTCAATATCCAACACGCGGCGTAGTTCGCCGCGAGGAAGCGCGGCGCACGCCGCATCCTCGAAGGCACGCCGAAATGCGGAAAGCTTTTCTTCGCGCACCGTGAGCCCCGCGGCCATTGCATGGCCGCCGGACGCGTCGAGGTGTTCCTTGCAGGTCTCTATTGCGGACGCGATATTGAAACCTGCGATACTTCGCGCGGAGCCGCGCCCGACGCCATCATTGTCCATCGCTACGAGAATTACCGGCCTGTAATAGTGCGCCTGGATGCGACTCGCGACAATACCGATCACGCCGCGGTGCCACTCGCGGCTTGCGAGCACGATGCTGCGCTGCTCCGGGGCGAACGAATTCTTCAACATGGCGAGCGCCTCGGAAAGTGTTTCGCTCTCGATCGATTTGCGCTCCTCGTTGGCGGCGTCCAATTCTTCCGCCATGACGCGCGCTTCCTGCGCGGACTCTGTCAGCAGCAGCTCCAATCCAGTCAGCCCGTCGCCCATTCGGCCGCCGGCGTTGATGCGCGGCGCGATCTGGAACGCGATGTCTTCCGAACGGATCTCATCCACCGCGAGTTTGGCGATGGCCGCCAGTTCGACGAGGCCTACGCGTTTCGACGCGGCGGCGTGGCGTAGCCCCAGCGCGACGATGTCGCGGTTCTCGCCAATGAGCGGCACAACGTCCGCGACCGTGCCGAGCGCGGCCAAATCCAGGTCGCGCCATTCGCCGGTCAAGGCGTGCACAAGCTTGAGGGCGACACCGGACCCGCACAAGTTGGCGGCGGGATGATCGTTCGGCTCGCGCTTTGGGTTGATGACGGCGAGCGCGTCCGGTACGCCGTTTTCAATCAGATGGTGGTCCGTTACGATCGTATCGATGTTCAGTTGCTTCGCGCGGTCGAGCGCATCCAGCGCGGCGGTGCCGTTGTCCACGGTGATAATCAAAGACACGCCGAGACCGCGCGCCCATTCCACCCGGTCCGGGCTCAAGCCGTATCCTTCAACGAGCCGGTTCGGCATGCCGTACAGGCAGTGCTCTATTCCGTAACGGCGCAACCCGCGAATCAACAACGCGGTACCGCTGATGCCGTCGACGTCGTAGTCGCCGAAGACAAGTACGGTTTCGGCCCGCTCGCGCGCCGTGGCGATGCGATCGACGGCGCGCCGCATGTCGGTTAGAAGGAAAGGGTCGGAGAACAGCGATTCGCTGGGATTGAGAAAGCGCCGCGCTACGTCCACGGTTGTTGCGCCTCGCAACAACAGGACGCGAGCAACGGCGGGGGCGATATCCAGTGATCGAGCCAGCGCAAGCGCCTCTGCGCGATTATCGGGCGCGACACGCCACTCGCAGTTTCCCCTCGCGGCGTCTACCATCGTTGTTTCGCAAGCGCCACGATCGCATCGATGACGTCCGATGTCGCCATGTGCGACGTATCCAGCAATACAGCGTCCGGCGCGCGCCGTAACGGCGCGACGGTGCGCGTCATATCTTTATCGTCCCGCGCACGAATGTCTTCCTTGAGCGACGCCGCGTCGTATGCAATACCTTTCGCATCGAATTCGCGTCCACGCCGGCGCGCGCGCTCTTCGATCGAGGCGTCGAGATACACTTTGCACTTCGCCTTCGGGAACACCACCGTCCCCATGTCGCGACCCTCGGCCACTGTGCGTCCGCGCGCACCGACCGCCCGCTGCAATTCGACGAGGTGCGCGCGGACGTCGGGATTGTGATCGAGGCTCGCGATGTAACGGGTAACCTCCGGCGTTCGAATTTCGCGCGTCACGTCCTGGCCATCCACAAAAACGTGCTGCCCGTCGTCCAACTCCCGCGCATCGTACTGCATTGCCCGCGCCGCGCCCGCCAACGCGATGGCGTCTTCTAGATCGATGCCGCGCTGTAGCGCGTACCACGTTGCCGCGCGATACATGGCCCCGGAATCGAGGAACGCAAAACGCAGCGCATCGGCCACGCCGCGCGCGACCGTGCTTTTGCCGGCGCCCGCGGGCCCGTCAATGGCAAGAATGTCGGTGATTTCCGCTGGATTCATGTTTACCCAATCGATTATGCGCGGCCAACTGAAACGCGAATGTTACTGTACTTCCACGATACGCCCGGAATCGCGCACATACGTTTTCGTGGCGTGCGACAGCGGTGTCACCAAAACGGCCCCGCTCTTTGGGTTTGTTGTTTCGTTCAACAGGTAGACGTCGGCCAGTATTCTAACTCCGGCATCGAACGCGCCCGAGACCTTTGGAAGTTCGCCGGAGTCCGCTTCATCGTTTTCGAACGGGATTTGGAACTCCTTTCGCAGGCGGCCGGCCACATCGTTCATCGCATCGCGCGCTTTTTCGATGGTGCGTTTGTCGCGCTCCGCGCGCTCGACCCGGCTGTTAATCGTACGCAGCGCAACGCGCATGAAACCGCTTTGCAGCCGCAGCATTTGCGGGCTGTTCGGCGCATCGCCGCGATCGCGCAAGTGGGTAATAAGTTGCTTCAGAAACTGGACCATTGGCATTGCGGTCGTCATACCGCGGGCGCGCGCATTGGCGCCTTGCAGCAGCTTCACTTCGCTCTCGTGTTTCGCAATCAAATCGTGAAGATGTTCGCGCTCGCGTTTCCAGAGCCGCAGCCGGTCCCGCATATACTCCAGCGTCTGTGCGACCTTGGCGAGGTCCGCGCTGGGTGCGAGCAGGCGTTCGCGCAGCCCGGCAATTTCCTGCATCTCGTTATCCAGGTCGTTTTCCGCGCCGCCTTCGGAGGACAGTTGGGTGAAATCCGCGTGCACTTCGTTGAGGTCTTTCGCGGTTTCCTCGTTCGACTCATCGTCTTCTTCCCAAATCCTGCCTTCGTACCGCGCGAGACGTTCGACACGTTCCTCCGCCAGCGCGATAAGCGTCTGAAAGATGCTGGCAACACGATTGATTAGCGCCAACCGGTGTTGCGCATGCTGCAACTTTTCCGCGACAGGGTCCCCGCCGTCGTCGCCCAGCAGAAACGTCAGGGCGCAACGCGCGGCGTGCTCCGCCTCCGAATGCGCCAGCGCAACGCGTTCGCGCATGGCCGCCAAGTCGCGCTTCATCCGGTTCGCTTTCATCAGGAGACGCAACCCGTCGGGACCCGGATTTTCGCCGTAGTCCTGACAGGTGAGGTCCTGGCGCAGCACGATCGATAACCCGCGGTTGTCCGAACTACGGTAGTGGTCCGCGGCCAGTTGCCGCGTCACGTGGAAAACGCCGCCGTGCACGTCGCCCAATACGGTAATGACCGGCGCCTTGAACTCGCCCATGTTCGTGCTCGCCTCGACGCGGATTTCCGTCCCCGCGAACACCAGTTCGGGCGATTCGGCCGCCTTTCCGCAGACGCTGCCCCACTTCGAGATGACCTTCGATTTGACGAGGATGCCGCGCGCGCGAATATTGCCCTGCCGCACCACGACCATGCCGGAGATGTTTTCGCGCACTTCACAGTGTTGCGACGCGGCGACGCGGCCGAGCACAAACCCTTCGATGCTTACGCTGCCGTCCTCGACGACGACCGTGCAGTTTTCCGGCACCTGATCGAGTATCTTCAAGTGGCCCTTATCGTGAATCAATACGGGGCCGCGCACGTTGACCGGGATGCCGGCGAATATTTTGACATCGCGCGGGCGGGCCGCGGCGATCTGCTTGCTCGTAACAACGTGAAGGCGCGCCGATATCGTGGGAAGGCCGGGCGCGGGAGGCAGCGCCTTCGCCTGAATGGCGAGTTGTTTAGCATGGGGCACCAGCAGCGAGCGCAGGCGCGCGTACGATTCGGGCGCGCCCATCTTGTCGATGAGTTCCAGGACGACGATCCCAAACGTCACCTGGTCCCACGCTAACGATCGCACCCTGCCCGCCTGCAGGTCGTCGATGAATTCGCGAAGCGTCCACTGATGCCGGCGGCCCTCCGTATTGACATTTCCTACGTGAGGGCCGTTTGCCCATTTCTCGACGATCGACGGTATCGCCTCGCACTGCGCTTGGCGCTCCGCGTTGCTATCCCATGATCTGTGCCACGCCAGGCACAAGGCCGCGTCCTGTATGGCAAGGTGTTCCAACTCGTCCGGCCCGGCCTTTTGAACATATTCGATGAGTGCGTCGAGCATCGTCGCTAAAACGCCGCCGCCCGTTGGCCCGCGACCCCGGCGATCGATTCGGAAAACGGAGGGCGCAGCACCCCGCGTTCCGTAACAATACCCGCGATCAGCTCAGCGGGTGTTACATCGAACGCCGGACTGTACACTTTCACGCCGTCCGGCGCGGTCTGCCTGCCGAACGCGTGCGTCACTTCTTCGGCGCCGCGCAATTCGATGGGAATCTCGTCGCCCGAGGCGATCGAGAAATCGAACGTCGACAGAGGGGCCGCCACGTAGAAGGGCACGCCGTGCGCCTTTGCGATCAGGGCGACGTTATACGTGCCAATCTTGTTTGCCGCGTCGCCGTTCGCCGCGATGCGATCCGCACCCACGACGACAAGCTGTACGCGACCTTCGCGCATGACTTGCGCCGCGGTATTGTCGCAAATCAGCGTCACGTCAATTCCCGCGCGCATCAGTTCCCATGCGGTCAATCGCGCGCCTTGCAGCAAGGGCCGCGTCTCGTCCGCGAACACTTGGAACCGTTTGCCCAGTTCGTGCGCGCGAAACATCACGGCGAGCGCGGTGCCGTAGGACGACGTTGCAAGACCGCCCGCGTTACAGTGTGTGAGGACGCCGTCGCCGTTTGCGATGAGTTTCGCGCCGTGCTCGCCGATTGCCCGGCAGCGGCGCGTGTCTTCCGCGCAAATTTCGATGGCTTCCGCCTCGAGCCGCCTCTCGAGCGCAGCGCCGTCCAGATGCGCATGCTCCGCCGCGACGGTGCGCATGCGATCGAGCGCCCAGAAGAGGTTGACTGCCGTCGGCCGGGACGTGGCCAAGTGGTCCGCCGTTTCGTTTACGGTGCGCAGCACGTCGCCGGTAGACGTGCAACCCCGTTCGCGTATCCCGACCAAGACGCCAAATGCGGCGCACACCCCAATGGCGGGCGCGCCCCGCACGCGCAAGGACTTGATGGCTTCCCACACGGCTTCGACCGTTTCGAGTCGAATTTCTCGCAGCTCAGTGGGTAGGAAGGTCTGATCTATGATAAACAACGATCCGCCCGACCAGCGGACAGTCTCTGCCGGCACGAATGGTCTCCCCGTTACGCTCCGTCGGCAATGCTAACGCAGCGGAGCAGCGGATGCAATGGCCATGCGCGGCGCGGAGCCGGGCAGAGCTGGAGCGGCACGCCGCTTACTTGAGCGCGACCTGCCCGTACGCCATCGTGTCGCCCTTCCCGTTCACGCCGATAAGGTCGATCGTATCGCCCGCGGCGTTACCCGCCCGGACTGACGCGAGAAGGAAGCTCCCAAAGGGAGTCTTGAACGGAACCGGAATTCGCCGGGTCGGAACGACGTTTGGGTAAATGGGCAGCAACTCGTTCCGCGGCGATGCGCCCGCGACATAGGCCAGCGCGTAAACCTCGCCCGTCGATGCTACGTGGAAGCGGGCATGCCCCACGTATTCCTGGTCCGATCGCGCCACAAGCACGTGCCTCCCGAAGATGGCGCCGTCGCGAACAATCGCGAGGTTTAGACTTGGAACCGTCGATTTTCCGGGGAAGAATCTGTCGCGCATCAGCGCCGATCCCACCTCCGATTCGGTGTACATGATGTACGCGTCGCCATTCGGCGCAACCCAGAGGTCCTGGTTGGAAATGTGGCCCGCCGTCGCGTCCACATTGGCGATCTCGATCGGCTCGATAAACGGATCGCGTGCGATGTCCTTGTTCGAGGCATAAAACAACCTGCGAAAGACGTAGTCCCACGCCTGCCCGGTCTGTTCTTTCTTGTACGCGCGCCATTCCTCGATTGGTTCGACGATATCACCCACGGCGAGAATATGGCCACGCCCGTTCTCCAACGCGACCTGCGGATAACAGCCGCGAACGGGAAAAGTGACCTGGCCCCTCGATAAGACGGTCCCCTCCATTGCGAGCAGGCAGTAGTGCTGAACGCTGGTTTGGGCGTCAATATTAAACATCAGAATGCGCCCCGCATTCGCGTCCGCTGCGTAACCGCGGTAGGAATGATCGGTAAACGTGGGCGTGCCGATCCACGAGGGCGCGAGTTTCGCGGGTGATAGTGGCGCAGCATTGATGTCGAACGAGAGCAGGTGCGGTTCGCACGCGCCGTACTCGGTGCCCGGCGGCATGATCGAGGGATTGACGTACAAGAAAAGCCGCCGCGCCGCGTCGGTTGTCAGAACGGTTGGCTCGCGTTGTTTGAAGTCGGGCGTTTCCGCGACGACGCTCCAGCCGCCTTCGCCACGCTCGAGGAGTTTCCACCGCGTGTTGCACAACCGCGGCACGCCTTCGCCGGTCTCCATCTGCGCGACGAATACACGATCGCCCACGCGCGCTATCGGGGAACACCCGTAACTCCACAGCGGGCCCGATCCATTGTTCGGATTCGTAAAGGTGTACACATCTTCTTCCGCGACGACCTTTACCTCGACGGCGCCGGCGGACACGATGGCTGCCAGCGTCATGAGCGCAATTCGCATCATGCCTTGTCGCACGCCTTCTGCCAATTCTCCAGCCCCTTCTTCATGTGCGGCACTGGGTCGCTTTCGTGCTCCTCGTATTCGAGCATGATGGGGCCGCTGAAGTTAATCGCCTTGAGCGCCTTCGCAACGGCGACAAGGTCCATGTCGCCTTCGCCGACGATCTGCTCCTTGCCGCCAAGCACCCAGTCCTTCAAGTGTAGCGAATGCACACGCTCGCCCAGCGCCGCGATCACTTCGTGCGGCTTCTCGCCCGACCGAATCACGTGGCCCGTGTCGACGCACGCGCCCACAAGCGCGCTCGAACCCTTCACCGCCTCGATCGTGTTCGAGACTTTGTCGTACCGCGCGCCCGGACCGTGGTTGTGTATTCCAATCTTAATGTTGAACTCCTTGCACAGCGCATCGACGATCTTGAACGCATTTCCTTCCTTCTCGACGTCGGCGGAGATCACCTCGAGCCCGAGCGCCTTTGCGAACTCGAACTTCTTGCGGTTTGCCGCTTCGTCTTGCCCGAACCCTTCGACGCCGTATACGGGCACGGCGATGGCGGTCGACGCGATTAACGCCTTGATTGCGGCGAAACCGGGATCGGAGGCGTCCGGCTTGAAATGCACGCTGCAGAATTCCATGTTCGACAGGCCGAGTTCTTTGAGCTTCTCGATGGCCACCGCCGGATCCTTGAAATACCGGAAACTGTAACTCTGCGATCCCATACGGAACCCGCCGTACTTCGGCGACTCGTCCTCATCCTTTTTCGCGGCGAGCGCCTGCCCAGCCCATGCCACTGCGGGCAGCGCCGCCGCTCCCGCCACAAGAAATTCGCGCCTGTTCACCATTTTCATTTTGATTCTCCAAACGTTTGTCGCGCTCTCCCGTCGCACGCCTGCGCGATACAGCCCAGTGAAAGCTACGCCCTTTGTCCTTTCACCCACCTACCCCGCGCCACTCGCGGTCACATACTCCCGCGACCGCACCACGTAGCACGCTAACGCCAAAAACAATGCGGACGCAACGGCCAACGCCGTAATCGAGAACCATCCCGAGACGGGATACACCGCCCTCATCAGTTCGGGCGGCAGCTCGACTTTTTCGACTTCGATGCGATTGAAGGTCACTTCCGGCAAGAGCCGCAGAACATACTTTTGCAGCGTAATGAAATCCGCGTAGCCCGGCAACGCCGCGACGAGTTTTTCCCATCCGAATATGAACAACGCGGACACCACGACCGGGTGCTTTGTAAGCGTGCTCATTGCTACACAGAATGCGCCGTACGCGACCAGCGCAACGAGGACCAGCAGCGAGTACCGCGCGAACAATCCAAGGTAGTCCGCGAAGGCCAATCGGTTGAAATACGCGCTGCTCGCGAACGTCAGCGCAAATGAAACCAAGATCAGGATTGCCGATACAAAGACGAATGCGGCGTACTTGCCGAGCACAATTGCCGAACGCGGCGCAGCCCGTGCAAGCAGCAACGGCAACGTCCGCGCCTCGATTTCTTCTGAGAAAAGCGAGCACCCAAACACCAACGCCATAAGCGGTGTGATCGTGAGCACGTACAAGAACTGCGCGACCGCATCAACAATTTCTTCCGCGTAGGTCGGCGATTCGGACGGGTTGTATGCGGCCAATAACGGGACGAAGGCAGGAAGCGCGATGAGGAAGGCGATCAACCACGTACGGCGCCGCCGCGCGTGAAGGTACGTGGAAAACGTCGCGACGGACACAAATACGTTTAGAAACAGCCCCACGGCTACTTGGCCTTCGCGTCTGGGCTGGTGAGCGCCGAAACAAGCAGCGCCTCGAACGCGTCGCGGTCTTTCCAGCGCAGGGCGCACCGCACGGGACGCCCTTTCTCGTCCGGCATAGTGTTGCCCTTTTCGTCAATCGAAAGGTGCACCGTTTCGATTTCCATAAGGCTTTCGTCAAACGTCAAATACGCCGCCGCCGTGTCGAACAGCACGCTGCTCGATTCGGCGGGATGGTGTTTCCGATTGGCCCAGAGTTCGTAATTCTCGATCGTTACCGAGGCGAGCGGGTTCGTCGAGTTCTTCACGGCGAGATAGGGCGGGCCCGCCAGGCGCAGCGTGCCGCAAATGTCCAAGGGCGCCATCGTAATCTCCCACGGCGCCGCGAATACCGCTTTCGCCGCCAGGACGTCCTTCACCACGTTCCATTCCGGACTGCGCTCCGGCTTGCCGTCGTAACCGACGTATACGCTGCCCGCCATCAGCACTACCCGCGCCTTCTCCGAAATCGACGCGTCACGCTCGAGCGCCGCCTTGATGTTCGTCTGCGGGCCGATTACACACAAGGTGGTCCGATTCGGCGATTTCTTGACGGTGTCAATCAATGCGCCGACTCCGTCGTCGATAACCGTGCCCTTGTACTGCGCCAATTGATAGTCGCCCAGCCATTGCGCTTGGTGAATCTTGTTGTCGCTGTTCTTCACGCCTTTCGCAAGAGGAATATCCGCGCGCCCCATCTTTTCGAGAATTTTCGCGACGAGGCGCGTCTTTGTCTCCGTGTCATCGGACGCAGTCACGATCAGTCTTACGTCCACCTGTGGCGAACCCAGAAGCATCGCCAAGGCCCACGTATCATCGATGTCGTCGCCCAAATCGGTGTCGAGAATCACGGGCACGGGCGCAGCAGCGGCGGACAGTAGAAATGCGGATGCGAGGAGACTGGCAACCATTCGCAGATACTCCAACGTTGACAGGGACTCACTACTCTCGCTCAGGCGGCAGCAATTTCGCAAGCGTCGCTTCGAGGTTCGCACCTGCCGGCTCCTCGCGAATGACTACGACAAACGGGTGCCGTGCGAAGACGATTGGATTGTCGGGGATCGGCTGCCCCGCCACGGCTTCCGCAACCACCAGGAGTTTTCCGGCCGACTTTGCGATGTCGAACACCCGCCGGTCTTCGATGCGGAGGATATCGAGAAACAATTCCGGCCCTTTTGCACGAACGCCCTCGTCAAACCGGAAGTAGTTCCCCTCGGGTTTGGGCGCGGGCTCCAGCGTCTCGATGGAAACACCTTCGCTTCGCAAGTACGCAACGAGATCGTCCGCCACCTTAATCGGCGGTGCGGACGTGCATGCCGGCAGCATCACTACGGCGGACACAAAAGTTGCGGCGACCAATCGATCTCTCATTGTTTCCATCGGTCTCATCCACACGCGAGTGCTCACCTCAGCCCTGCCAAATCGAACACGCCAAATTGGCTGTCCTCCACGCTGCCGAGGAACAACTTGCCGTCATACTCGTTTGCGCTCGTCACTGGGGCAAGCGATCCGCCGGGACCTTGCAGGTTGTGAATCACTTTGCCGCGCGCGTCCAAACCCAACACAAACGAGTAGCGCACCGCGGCCGGGTGCATCGCTTTCGGCAGTTTCCACACCACGCGCCGCAGCAATGGATACGGCGCCATTCCGTCCGCGGCGGCGTTACGCGGATTTGCCAGCGCGAGCCAAAACGTGCCCTTGCCGTTGGAGGAAACGTTGTCGGGGAAACCCGGCAGGTTGTCGATAAACACGTCCCATGTGTCTTTCTTGTCTCCGGTCAACCAGTAGCGCAAAACGCGGTACTTCCATGTTTCGTTTACCAGCGCGAACGATTCGTCCGGGCTCAGTGCAACGCCGTTCGCGAAACACAAATCGCCGATTAACTTCGTTGTCGTCTTCGTTGCAGGGTCGTACTTCAAGAACTTTCCGTTCCCACGATGCTCCATCAAGTCCGCCAGGTAATTTGGTGCATGAAACTTGTACGAGGCGTCGGTGAAGTAGATTGTGCCGTCCGTCGCGATCGCCAAGTCGTCCGTGAAACCAAACGGCACGCCGCCCTCCTCCGTGGAAAGCGTCGTGATCTTTCCTTCCGGATCGATCGACAGCAGGCCCTTGTGCGCATCGCAGACAATCAGGTTCCCTTGTGCGTCAAACTCCATTCCAAGCGGCCGCCCCCCGGTATTCACAAGCAACTCCGTCTTTAGTAGATCGCGAGCAATTCGAACAATCGAGCCGTTGGCCAGGCCGGTGTAAAAACGCCCTTCCTTGTCTCGCGCAATATCTTCCGGCCCCAGGAGCTGTCCTCGGAAACGAAGCTCAATCGAATCCAGCACATTGTTTTGAGCAAATTGGCCGGTTAGTGAAGGCGCTTCTGGCGGAGTCCACGCAATGGGATCGATTTCGGATGGTCCGAATATGAGCCATGCGAGTACCGCAACGATGACCAAGCCGAGTACCACGGACGCTGTGCCACGCGCGCGCCGTCCTTCAGCGTCCGCATTGGACTGTTCCATCGACACGAAAGATCACCCCTTGTACGTGGAACGGCCGGCGTCCCCGAACGGTTCGTCGCGCTCGCGCACGGCCTGTTTGAATCCCGCCTCGCCGGCGCGCCGCTGGAAGGCATAACCCTCCGGCGTGTGCCGGGTGATTCCATCGAACACAGAACCGAGTATCTGTGTCGTGTGCAGACCTTGCGCCATGAGGGACTGGTTCAGCAGCAGCTTCATCATTATGAGCTGGTTGATGGGCAATCGTGCAATTCGCTCGAGGAGAGCTTCAAACCGTTCGTCGAGTTTGTCCGCGGGCGCGGACTCGGTAGCAAGCCCCCACTCGACGGCCTCGGCTCCGGACAAACAATCGCCGGTGAGCAGTAGCCGCTTCGCCCG from Candidatus Hydrogenedentota bacterium includes:
- a CDS encoding SMP-30/gluconolactonase/LRE family protein, whose amino-acid sequence is MEQSNADAEGRRARGTASVVLGLVIVAVLAWLIFGPSEIDPIAWTPPEAPSLTGQFAQNNVLDSIELRFRGQLLGPEDIARDKEGRFYTGLANGSIVRIARDLLKTELLVNTGGRPLGMEFDAQGNLIVCDAHKGLLSIDPEGKITTLSTEEGGVPFGFTDDLAIATDGTIYFTDASYKFHAPNYLADLMEHRGNGKFLKYDPATKTTTKLIGDLCFANGVALSPDESFALVNETWKYRVLRYWLTGDKKDTWDVFIDNLPGFPDNVSSNGKGTFWLALANPRNAAADGMAPYPLLRRVVWKLPKAMHPAAVRYSFVLGLDARGKVIHNLQGPGGSLAPVTSANEYDGKLFLGSVEDSQFGVFDLAGLR